From a region of the Branchiostoma floridae strain S238N-H82 chromosome 13, Bfl_VNyyK, whole genome shotgun sequence genome:
- the LOC118429592 gene encoding uncharacterized protein LOC118429592 yields MVSVLLLAVLVLCGGLATYRAQDTTSDQPGFILREYADNGYCTYIYMVPPGQRTEGCLPPGQTITSTAGLERRLAETEEETGRLKDQVDRLSSMVETLLSRVDSLSEFVTDETPVDDAPVPSAFTCTGKQPGLYADPADCSMYYECVLGHPVYHRPCAPGGVVFDPERQICNWPWNVSGPCRNHGK; encoded by the exons ATGGTGAGTGTCTTACTACTTGCTGTATTAGTCCTATGTGGTGGTTTAGCTACTTACCGAGCCCAGGACACTACATCCGACCAGCCTGGGTTCATCCTACGAGAGTATGCAGACAATGGCTACTGCACCTATATCTATATGGTCCCACCAGGGCAGCGTACAGAGGGATGTTTACCGCCGGGGCAAACAATCACGAGCACTGCGGGACTAGAGCGACGGCTCGCCGAGACCGAAGAAGAAACGGGACGCTTGAAAGATCAAGTTGATCGCCTGTCGTCGATGGTGGAAACTCTTCTATCCAGGGTGGACAGTTTGTCTGAA TTTGTAACTGATGAGACCCCAGTAGACGATGCCCCCGTCCCCTCCGCCTTCACCTGTACGGGGAAGCAGCCGGGTCTGTACGCCGACCCTGCCGACTGCTCCATGTACTACGAGTGTGTGCTGGGCCACCCCGTGTACCACCGGCCCTGTGCCCCGGGAGGTGTGGTGTTTGACCCCGAAAGACAGATCTGCAACTGGCCGTGGAATGTGTCCGGTCCGTGTAGG AATCACGGGAAGTGA